Within Micromonospora parathelypteridis, the genomic segment CTGCCGCGACGCCCGCCCAATGGACCGAGCCCAGCACGTTTGGTCCGCCCACCGGCTCCGGCCCAACCGCCGACAGCGCACCCGCCGCCGGCTACGGGCCGCCCGTCGCCGGCCATCCGGGCCAGGGCTTCGCGGCCGGCACCGGCTACGGCGCCGGCGGGGCCGGAGGCACGCCACCCGGACAGGGTGGTCCCGGTCCGTCCGTGCCGCCACCGCCGCTGGGCGGCGCTGGTTTCACCTCGCGGTACGGGCTGGTCCGACCGCGTGAGGGGCGGTATCTGGCCGGGGTCTGCGCCGCGATCGGACGAGCCACCAACACCGATCCGGTCCTCTGGCGGGTGCTGCTCGCGGTGCTCGGGTTCTTCGGGGGGATCGGCATCCTGGTGTACGTCGCCGCCTGGTTGATCATTCCGAATGAGGGCGACACCGCGTCCCCGATCGAGTCCATGCTCGGCCGCGGTCGCTCCAGCATGTCGCCGGTGACGGTGATCGTGCTGGGCATCCTGGTCGCGGCCAGCTTCGGCTACATCGTCACCGACGCCTTCCGCGCGGTGCTGCTCGGCGCGGCCATCCTGGTCGCCGGCGCGCTGCTGCTCAACCGGGACAGCCGGAACAACCCACCGGCAGGCCCCCCGGGTGGACCGGCACCGTCCGCCCCGTCCGGCACCCCGCCCGGACCGGTACCGCCGGTGGCCTGGCCCGCACCGTCGTACGGCACGGTCCCATCGACCGCCCCGCTGCCGACGGTCGGCGGAGATCCGGCGTACGCCACCGCGACGACGGGGGCGGCGCCCACCGTCACCACCCCGGCGTACGACGTGCAGCCGGCCGCCGTGCCGCAACCGCCCGCCACGGCGCAGCCAGTGTCCGCAATGGGCTCGGTATCCGGGCAACCGGCTGGCCCGACGACTGTCGGGGCCGGCTGGCCGGCACCCACCACGGGCTGGCCGAGCACCGACACGCCCAGCGCCGGCTGGCCGTCGGCGCCGGTGACCGGTCCACCCGCTGCCCCGTCCGGCTATCCGACCGCCGCCCCGCCGTCCGGATACCGTCCCCCGTTCGCGCCGCACGGCCCGTACGCTTCGCCAGCCCCGGCCGCGTCCCCGCCGCCGAAGCCACCGAAGCCGCCGAAGCGCCCCCGGGAGCGTTCGCCGCTCGGCGCGGTGACCTTCTCGCTGATCTTCCTGGTCCTCGGTGTGGTCGCCCTGCTCGACCTGCTGGACGTCTTCTCCATCA encodes:
- a CDS encoding PspC domain-containing protein, producing MTEEAAPPPRPGSAQPGGSTPPPPAATPAQWTEPSTFGPPTGSGPTADSAPAAGYGPPVAGHPGQGFAAGTGYGAGGAGGTPPGQGGPGPSVPPPPLGGAGFTSRYGLVRPREGRYLAGVCAAIGRATNTDPVLWRVLLAVLGFFGGIGILVYVAAWLIIPNEGDTASPIESMLGRGRSSMSPVTVIVLGILVAASFGYIVTDAFRAVLLGAAILVAGALLLNRDSRNNPPAGPPGGPAPSAPSGTPPGPVPPVAWPAPSYGTVPSTAPLPTVGGDPAYATATTGAAPTVTTPAYDVQPAAVPQPPATAQPVSAMGSVSGQPAGPTTVGAGWPAPTTGWPSTDTPSAGWPSAPVTGPPAAPSGYPTAAPPSGYRPPFAPHGPYASPAPAASPPPKPPKPPKRPRERSPLGAVTFSLIFLVLGVVALLDLLDVFSISASAYFAAALATIGLGLLVGTWFGRARWLIALGLVTAAALGTATVAESYDRIRGVDGAVTWAPTDYRDLADRYENSFGDAVLDLRGIDFAKRDSQVTVAINFGKATVVVPPNVDVTTVADVNAGDAIIFGNRSGGLDGRLQESTDLGVDGAGGGQLRLYIHVNAGNLEVTR